Genomic DNA from Lactuca sativa cultivar Salinas chromosome 8, Lsat_Salinas_v11, whole genome shotgun sequence:
CGGTAGAGTTAACATCTTAATTTTTTACTTTACTTATCTTCTTATGATCAATATATGAGCGATTGGTTTTTCGATCTGTTTAACTTTATGTATATATCATTTTCAGGCCTTCAGCACCCAGATTCAGTGATCGATCGATCGATGCTTTGGTTACTAGCCTTCCTTCAATCACAGTTTTTGTAAACTTGTATGTTTTGATTGAGTTAACCAAGTAGTTAAAACTGTTTCAAATTTAATCTCATATCTGTATACATATGCTTTGCTAATTACAAAAGAAATGTGTTTCATCGTTGGATTATGATTTCTTAGTTGTCAAGAACCCTATTGTTCTGCTTCCATGGACAAGACAAACACTAATAGGCAATAGCCCACTCTTAAAGGTTTGATCATCCCAACCCATTCAAATTAATCCTGTAAGTTTGTTTAATGGATTGCCCATAgcattacattttttttattcaacTTTATCTTAGATCATCTTTCCATGTAACTATTTATAAAGTTTTTTGCTACATGGTAAACACATTAAGAACCACCGGGCATGTTTTTTTGAAGGTCAATACTTAATACAACCATTTAAAAAACTCTAAGACCGACTCTAAATATGCAAAACAGGCTGGACCAGCCCGGCTTGGTCCACAAAAAGCCCAACCTTGGTCGAGTCATGTTCAACGCAGAGCTTAAAAAGCCCTACCTCGCTTGTCTATAGATAGAGAAATTGGCATGTTAAGCCCCGCAAGCTATATTCTAAGGATAAATAcaagaaataaaaacatattttcatttgaTTAATACCTAATGCATACAAATTATTGTATGTGACGTTTTAGGGATATATACAAGAAATTGCAACATACTTGTCTTATCTGAAGTCatttttatattataatatagTACTTAATGCCTACAAAATATGTAATATATCTTAAAgataaatgcaaaaaatagcaacatactttcattggagtttTATAATATAATCTtactttaattttttatattacaaCGTTATACAACAAAATGGATCCAAGAGAAAGCAACTTTTATCCGGTCTATCAACATTATATATGCTCCCAATAAACCATCCGACAATGGCCCTATAGTTGAAAAACAAGCTAAGGTTGGTCTATTCTTGGTGTAAATATCTATATATTATCTGATAGTTATTCTTTTTAATAATTGGAATTCagcagttttttttttcaatatctttattaaaaaattataaagataGAGGAGTATAAGTTTGCTTCCGAATAGTCGATTTTGTTATGCTTGATACAAAGTCAAACAGTTGAACTAAGCAAATATACAAAAAAAGAGGGAAAAACAGATTATTAGTCAAAATCACACAACCACCAACGACCTTATTTATTCAATAGCTTTGACATGGTGCATCGGTCTGCTGGTCAGCGACAACTGGTCAAAGTCCCAACAGGTAGTAGGTTGTGGATGTTCTCCTTTTTGCTTTTAACACAGTTTCTACACAAGGAAACAGGCGatcgaagaagatgaagatgggtCCAACATCATCTCAAGTTATGTCGAGGTTGAACCTGCAACCAAACCCAGAAGGTGGTTTTTACGCAGAAACATTCAGAGACTTTTCCGTTAACCTTTCCACTTCTCAACTTCCCCCTCGATGTAAGTAATCCTACTTCTTTCGTAATCTTTAGTCGATTCACCAACTGTTACAGAAAAGTCTTGATCGAATCTTCTTGATTTTACCCTCAAACAGACAAGGTCGGTCGTCCGATTAGTACAGTCATATACTTCCTGCTTCTAACCGGGAGTGTATCTCACCTCCACCGTCTTCCAAGTGCAGAAACATGGCACTTCTACATGGGTGAACCTCTAACGGTAATTACATCCATCATCTTCTCCAACCGATTTGATTTGTAGCTAGTAAGTAACAATAATTAATGTCATCTTCTGCAACAGATATTGGAAATGTATGAGAAAAATGGAAGTGTCAAGTTAACGACCATCGGACAAGATATTGGGGAAAACCAACGGCTGCAGTATACGGTGCCACCGGATGTGTGGTTTGGTGCGTTCCCTACAAGAGACTACAACGTATCGACGATGGATTATTCAGTCGTGAAAAATGCAGCGAGGGATGCAGAGAAACATT
This window encodes:
- the LOC111894235 gene encoding uncharacterized protein LOC111894235, whose amino-acid sequence is MKMGPTSSQVMSRLNLQPNPEGGFYAETFRDFSVNLSTSQLPPRYKVGRPISTVIYFLLLTGSVSHLHRLPSAETWHFYMGEPLTILEMYEKNGSVKLTTIGQDIGENQRLQYTVPPDVWFGAFPTRDYNVSTMDYSVVKNAARDAEKHFSLVGTTVAPAFEVDDFVLANRSRLVSSFPAHQSLLSMITPSG